Proteins from a genomic interval of Symmachiella macrocystis:
- the rpsD gene encoding 30S ribosomal protein S4 — MGHYTGPKGRINRRLGGIIFEDAGARKAYENRDFPPGMHQRRRKVTDYGLALTEKQKIKYYYGLRDKKLRSYFDKAKHIKGNTGENLMVLCERRLDNVVRRAGFCATRPQARQGIVHGHFCVNGKKLDRPSYLVRPGDTITIRNRPNLKKLYAELAEAPRQEGTGWLSFDVSGLEAQVAALPTPDDVSLPIDLNVVVAFLSR; from the coding sequence ATGGGTCACTACACTGGACCGAAGGGACGCATTAACCGCCGTCTGGGTGGAATCATCTTTGAGGACGCCGGAGCGCGTAAGGCTTATGAAAATCGGGATTTCCCGCCCGGTATGCACCAACGCCGCCGGAAAGTGACCGACTACGGACTCGCGCTGACCGAAAAGCAAAAAATTAAATACTATTATGGCCTGCGGGACAAAAAACTGCGGAGCTACTTCGATAAGGCGAAGCACATCAAAGGAAACACGGGTGAAAACCTGATGGTTCTGTGCGAACGCCGCTTGGACAACGTCGTCCGTCGTGCCGGTTTCTGTGCGACACGGCCCCAAGCCCGCCAGGGAATCGTACACGGCCACTTTTGCGTGAACGGCAAAAAGCTCGATCGTCCTTCCTATCTGGTTCGCCCCGGTGACACGATCACGATTCGCAATCGGCCGAACCTCAAAAAGCTGTACGCCGAATTGGCTGAGGCGCCCCGCCAAGAGGGAACCGGTTGGCTGAGTTTCGATGTGAGCGGACTGGAAGCCCAAGTCGCGGCCCTGCCCACACCGGATGACGTGAGCTTGCCCATCGATCTCAACGTGGTTGTTGCGTTCCTCTCGCGGTAA
- the hpnE gene encoding hydroxysqualene dehydroxylase HpnE has translation MVSETTVLVVGGGLAGLAAASALGQAGYSVTLLESRPRLGGRASSFVDATTESRIDNCQHVSMGCCTNFDHFCESLGIAHLIHTQRELWFISPQGERSRFAAAPLPAPLHLLPALLRLRHFSFRQKLRLLRGLSALIKSPAAAHDEQSMAEWLPAHGQTAELIDHFWQVVLVSALSESLDRIGIASARKVFADGFVANRSGWEVRIPSVPLDRLYGDELTERFTRLGVSVRLKTGVAAIELQGERAVGVRLRDETLVEADRIVLAVPQDRVTALFPAAIGGRAEFQAATALETAPISSVHLWFDRAVLDLPHAVLVGRLSQWVFYRGEVPIPGEEGDDASWHYYQVVISASHELSGRPQAEVIEQIVQELTSLTPQAEGATLQHGRLVTEHKAVLSMVPGVDALRPRPATSIDGLYFAGDWTATGWPSTMEGAVRSGYWAAEQILTDSGKPMRLVHEELPVSLLSKFLFGL, from the coding sequence ATGGTATCTGAAACAACGGTGTTGGTCGTGGGAGGCGGGTTGGCCGGGTTAGCGGCAGCCTCTGCCCTGGGGCAAGCGGGGTATTCCGTCACGCTGCTGGAATCCCGGCCACGGCTGGGCGGGCGGGCAAGTTCGTTTGTCGACGCGACCACCGAAAGCCGGATCGACAATTGCCAACATGTCTCGATGGGGTGTTGTACGAATTTCGATCACTTCTGCGAGTCACTGGGCATTGCGCACCTGATTCACACACAACGGGAATTGTGGTTCATCAGTCCCCAAGGAGAACGCAGCCGCTTTGCCGCCGCGCCGTTACCGGCTCCGCTACATCTACTTCCCGCTCTACTACGACTACGGCATTTTTCGTTCCGGCAGAAACTGAGGCTGTTGCGCGGCCTTTCGGCGCTCATCAAGTCACCCGCTGCGGCACATGATGAGCAATCGATGGCCGAATGGTTACCGGCACACGGACAGACGGCCGAACTCATCGATCATTTTTGGCAAGTGGTGCTTGTTAGTGCTTTGAGTGAATCGCTGGATCGCATCGGCATTGCCTCGGCCCGCAAAGTATTTGCCGATGGATTTGTGGCCAATCGCAGCGGTTGGGAAGTCCGAATTCCCTCAGTCCCGCTCGATCGGTTATACGGCGACGAACTGACCGAACGGTTTACGCGACTAGGCGTGTCGGTCCGCCTGAAGACCGGTGTGGCGGCCATTGAGTTGCAAGGAGAGCGGGCGGTGGGCGTGCGGTTGCGGGACGAGACATTGGTCGAGGCGGATCGAATTGTGTTGGCCGTTCCGCAGGATCGTGTCACGGCGTTGTTTCCGGCGGCGATTGGGGGGCGGGCTGAGTTTCAGGCGGCCACAGCTTTGGAGACCGCTCCCATCTCGAGTGTGCACCTGTGGTTCGACCGCGCGGTATTGGATTTGCCACATGCGGTGCTCGTGGGACGGCTCAGCCAATGGGTGTTTTATCGCGGAGAAGTTCCGATTCCCGGTGAAGAAGGGGACGACGCGAGTTGGCATTATTATCAAGTGGTGATCAGTGCTTCGCACGAACTCTCAGGACGTCCGCAGGCGGAGGTGATTGAACAAATCGTTCAAGAATTAACGAGCCTGACTCCTCAGGCAGAAGGCGCCACATTGCAACATGGACGGTTGGTGACGGAACACAAAGCAGTGCTCTCCATGGTGCCGGGTGTCGATGCGCTGCGCCCCAGACCGGCGACATCGATCGACGGTTTGTACTTCGCCGGAGACTGGACGGCGACCGGTTGGCCCAGCACGATGGAAGGTGCGGTGCGCAGCGGGTATTGGGCGGCGGAACAGATCCTGACCGACAGCGGAAAGCCGATGCGTCTGGTTCACGAGGAACTGCCGGTGAGTTTGCTTTCCAAATTTCTCTTCGGTTTGTAG
- a CDS encoding potassium channel family protein, with protein sequence MRRILIIILLLLVLTTVGIIGFRLIEGWDWIDCVYYTVVTVTTVGYEIHPLSDEGKLFVTFYLVTCLGIFTYSAFQLGQWVVSAEMRSFWELRRMQKKIDQLDGHYIVCGMGRMGRTICDNLEEQGQPFVVIDTDEERVISLCQSKDWPHIVGDATDDGILQLAAIERAKSLAAVLPTDADNVYVCLTARLMVPELQIVVRASDDKAAAKMRQAGANRVVSPYRQGALKMARFMVSPNVEDFLEIAGKRGQELELVDIQVADDSPYVGKQLTETNLRAMGVMIIGIRRNNGERLMPPPGTAQIESGDCLFAFGSSSAINEMIGNMPE encoded by the coding sequence ATGCGACGGATCCTGATCATCATACTGTTGTTGCTCGTGCTGACGACCGTGGGGATCATCGGTTTCCGGTTGATCGAAGGCTGGGACTGGATCGATTGCGTCTACTATACGGTCGTGACCGTGACGACGGTCGGCTACGAAATCCACCCGCTTAGCGACGAAGGCAAGTTGTTCGTCACGTTCTATTTGGTCACGTGTCTGGGTATTTTCACGTACAGTGCCTTTCAGTTGGGGCAATGGGTGGTCAGCGCGGAAATGCGCTCATTTTGGGAATTGCGTCGCATGCAGAAAAAAATTGATCAACTGGATGGGCACTACATCGTCTGCGGCATGGGTCGCATGGGACGCACGATCTGCGACAACCTGGAGGAACAAGGGCAGCCCTTTGTGGTGATCGACACGGACGAGGAACGGGTCATTTCGCTCTGCCAATCGAAAGATTGGCCCCATATCGTGGGTGACGCCACCGACGACGGAATTTTGCAATTGGCGGCGATCGAGCGGGCCAAATCGTTAGCGGCCGTACTTCCCACCGACGCGGACAATGTCTACGTTTGCCTGACCGCTCGGTTGATGGTCCCGGAATTGCAGATTGTTGTTCGCGCGAGCGACGACAAGGCGGCCGCTAAAATGCGACAAGCGGGAGCCAATCGTGTCGTCAGTCCCTATCGCCAAGGCGCGTTGAAGATGGCAAGATTTATGGTCAGCCCCAACGTCGAGGACTTTCTGGAAATCGCCGGCAAGCGGGGGCAGGAGTTGGAACTGGTCGATATCCAAGTCGCCGACGATAGCCCCTACGTGGGAAAACAACTGACCGAAACCAATCTGCGCGCGATGGGTGTGATGATCATCGGCATTCGCCGCAACAACGGAGAACGCCTGATGCCGCCGCCGGGAACCGCTCAAATCGAGTCGGGCGATTGCTTGTTCGCGTTCGGTAGTTCATCAGCGATCAATGAAATGATCGGCAACATGCCCGAATGA
- the pssA gene encoding CDP-diacylglycerol--serine O-phosphatidyltransferase — MNEQFDESLAVPAKTKRTRRQKMFAVVPTLLTLGNVACGFGSITFAAKLNGTETDPHNLFVAGLLIFIAMVFDMLDGSAARLAKNTSDFGAELDSLCDAVSFGVAPAFILVKFSTPFHGRMLWAIAVLYVMCAVLRLARFNVETGEEDTHESFSGLPSPAAAGTVAAFAVAYPEFLERITEWQSSALESVRPDLDTFARMGLPFVTLAVGCLMVSRIRYPHVFNQLFRGRQNYHHMLQLIFTIAAVYVVREMAVPLIFCAFAFWAPLRALWAQIANRGWRNSRTSAGG; from the coding sequence ATGAATGAACAGTTTGACGAATCGCTGGCCGTCCCGGCCAAGACGAAACGCACGCGCCGGCAAAAAATGTTTGCTGTGGTGCCGACGTTACTGACGTTGGGCAACGTCGCCTGTGGTTTCGGCAGCATCACCTTTGCCGCGAAACTCAACGGCACCGAGACAGATCCTCACAACCTGTTTGTGGCCGGTTTGTTGATCTTTATCGCCATGGTGTTCGACATGCTGGACGGCAGCGCCGCGCGATTGGCCAAAAACACCAGCGATTTTGGTGCGGAGTTGGACAGCCTGTGCGATGCGGTCAGTTTTGGCGTTGCGCCGGCGTTTATCCTCGTCAAGTTCTCCACACCGTTTCACGGGCGGATGTTGTGGGCGATTGCCGTGTTGTATGTGATGTGCGCGGTGTTGCGACTGGCACGATTTAATGTGGAAACAGGTGAAGAGGATACGCACGAATCGTTCAGCGGGTTGCCTTCGCCGGCAGCGGCCGGAACGGTGGCGGCCTTCGCTGTCGCCTACCCCGAGTTTTTAGAACGGATCACGGAATGGCAATCCAGCGCTTTGGAATCAGTGCGACCCGACCTGGATACTTTCGCTCGCATGGGACTCCCGTTTGTGACGTTGGCAGTCGGTTGCTTGATGGTTTCCCGCATCCGCTATCCGCACGTGTTCAACCAACTCTTTCGCGGCCGGCAAAACTACCACCACATGCTGCAACTGATTTTTACGATCGCTGCCGTCTACGTCGTGCGCGAGATGGCTGTGCCATTGATCTTTTGCGCATTCGCCTTTTGGGCACCGCTCCGGGCACTGTGGGCACAAATTGCCAATCGTGGTTGGCGAAACTCTAGAACCTCGGCCGGTGGATGA
- a CDS encoding phosphatidylserine decarboxylase family protein, whose amino-acid sequence MPDFVAEETQRTELQTLDPQVTTIQPGGGICMQIELAWGALRRAYLKTFRRGYVRKMAELRQGTENVCPHEVLDPRDVKFYQNQGGYYWRPEDDPFTWRDRLPFARAGLAELIILSVVCFGATAVLAYYYWPAAIVPAVFGLFFVSFFRNPNRTVPAGAGVVVSPADGKVTTIEEIEHDEFIGGPAVLIGIFLSIFNVHVNRVPVPARVIGIVYRKGKFLNAMRAESARENEQLAVRIEENRAPYRRMTVRQITGAIARRIVCWVKPGDELAAGELFGMIKLGSRTELVLPREEGLEIVVKLGQTVKAGATIFARYPAASAEESAS is encoded by the coding sequence ATGCCCGATTTCGTGGCTGAAGAAACGCAACGTACGGAATTGCAAACCTTGGATCCGCAGGTGACCACCATTCAACCGGGGGGAGGGATCTGCATGCAGATCGAACTTGCCTGGGGGGCACTGCGGCGGGCGTATTTGAAGACTTTTCGCCGCGGCTACGTGCGTAAGATGGCTGAGTTACGGCAGGGGACGGAGAATGTTTGTCCGCACGAAGTGCTCGATCCGCGCGACGTGAAGTTTTATCAGAATCAAGGCGGGTACTATTGGCGGCCTGAAGACGATCCCTTCACATGGCGCGACCGACTGCCGTTTGCCCGTGCGGGCTTAGCGGAACTGATCATATTGTCGGTGGTTTGTTTCGGGGCGACTGCTGTACTGGCGTATTATTATTGGCCGGCGGCGATTGTGCCGGCTGTGTTTGGTCTGTTCTTCGTTTCGTTTTTTCGCAATCCCAACCGCACGGTTCCGGCTGGAGCGGGGGTTGTGGTCTCGCCGGCGGACGGAAAAGTCACCACGATCGAGGAAATCGAGCATGACGAATTCATCGGCGGTCCGGCGGTATTGATTGGGATTTTTCTCTCGATCTTCAACGTCCACGTCAATCGTGTTCCGGTGCCGGCGCGGGTGATCGGCATCGTCTATCGCAAAGGCAAGTTCCTGAATGCCATGCGCGCCGAATCGGCACGGGAAAACGAACAACTCGCGGTCCGCATTGAAGAAAACCGCGCACCGTACCGTCGTATGACCGTGCGACAAATCACCGGTGCCATCGCTCGGCGGATTGTATGTTGGGTCAAGCCGGGGGATGAATTGGCTGCCGGCGAATTGTTCGGAATGATCAAACTCGGCTCGCGAACCGAACTGGTACTGCCCCGCGAAGAGGGGCTGGAGATTGTCGTGAAATTGGGGCAAACCGTGAAGGCGGGGGCGACCATCTTCGCACGGTATCCCGCTGCGTCGGCTGAGGAGTCAGCGTCATGA
- the eno gene encoding phosphopyruvate hydratase, which produces MSMPIVAVHGRQILDSRGNPTVEVDIELEDGNIGRAAVPSGASTGVHEAHELRDGDKGIYLGKGVTKAVEAVNEVIGPELLGLDVADQLTIDRLMIALDGTENKSRLGANSILGCSLACAHAAAKTSFLPLFRYLGGAGAKYLPAPMMNIINGGEHADNNVDVQEFMVMPLGFDNFSDALRAGTETFHQLKKVLHDKGLNTAVGDEGGFAPELDSNQMALDVIMTAIEKAGYKPGEQIQIALDVASTEFYDEKTGKYTLEGKPHSSDDIIALLSSWVEKYPICSIEDGCAEDDWDGWKAMTTALGDKVQLVGDDLFVTNVKRLQRGIDEGIANSILVKVNQIGTLSETIDACELAARNGFTAVMSHRSGETEDTTIADLAVGLATGQIKTGSASRTDRICKYNQLLRIEELLGDDARYGGRIWGR; this is translated from the coding sequence ATGAGCATGCCGATTGTCGCCGTCCACGGACGGCAAATTTTGGATAGCCGGGGCAACCCGACTGTGGAAGTCGATATCGAATTGGAAGACGGGAATATCGGACGCGCCGCCGTTCCCAGTGGAGCCAGCACCGGTGTGCACGAAGCCCACGAACTGCGCGACGGTGACAAAGGGATCTACCTGGGCAAAGGAGTCACCAAGGCGGTCGAAGCCGTCAATGAAGTCATCGGCCCGGAATTGTTGGGGCTGGACGTTGCCGACCAACTGACGATCGACCGGCTGATGATCGCCTTGGACGGAACGGAAAACAAATCCCGCCTGGGCGCCAACTCCATCCTGGGTTGCTCACTGGCCTGTGCCCATGCAGCCGCCAAGACAAGTTTCTTGCCGTTGTTCCGCTACCTGGGCGGAGCCGGCGCCAAGTACTTGCCGGCCCCGATGATGAACATTATCAATGGCGGCGAGCATGCCGACAACAACGTCGACGTACAAGAATTCATGGTGATGCCGCTGGGGTTTGATAATTTCAGCGACGCCCTACGTGCCGGAACCGAGACGTTCCATCAACTCAAAAAAGTATTGCACGACAAAGGCCTGAATACGGCAGTCGGCGACGAAGGGGGCTTTGCTCCGGAACTTGATAGCAACCAAATGGCGCTCGACGTGATCATGACCGCCATCGAAAAAGCAGGGTACAAACCGGGCGAACAAATTCAAATCGCTTTGGATGTCGCCTCGACGGAGTTCTACGACGAGAAGACCGGCAAGTACACGCTGGAAGGCAAGCCGCATAGCTCCGACGACATCATCGCCCTGCTCTCTTCGTGGGTTGAAAAGTACCCCATCTGCTCGATCGAAGATGGCTGTGCCGAAGACGATTGGGACGGTTGGAAAGCCATGACGACCGCCCTGGGAGACAAAGTGCAACTGGTGGGCGACGACCTGTTCGTCACGAACGTCAAACGCCTGCAACGTGGGATCGACGAAGGGATCGCCAACAGCATCCTGGTGAAGGTCAATCAGATCGGCACCTTGAGCGAAACGATCGACGCCTGCGAATTGGCCGCCCGTAACGGCTTCACAGCTGTGATGAGCCATCGTAGCGGCGAAACCGAAGACACAACGATTGCCGATTTGGCGGTCGGATTGGCGACAGGTCAAATCAAGACCGGTTCTGCCAGCCGTACCGACCGGATCTGCAAATACAACCAATTGTTACGCATCGAAGAACTCCTCGGAGACGACGCCCGTTACGGCGGCCGCATCTGGGGACGGTAA
- a CDS encoding M50 family metallopeptidase, translating into MSRLHQTLLIFATLGTSWLGMMIVHEAGHVLLAWLTGGTVTQVVLGPLVISRTDVDPNPHPLWEIWGGPVGGCLIPLIFWSLARWRRSSWTYLAAFFAGFCWIANGCYLAIGSFDRVGDAGDLLKHGAPAWQLFLFGIVTIGPGFWLWHGLGPHFGLGSAHGRVKESHAVALSVLFVLLVLVESLFFGETGAIF; encoded by the coding sequence ATGTCGCGCCTACACCAAACCCTGCTGATCTTCGCCACGCTAGGGACATCCTGGCTCGGCATGATGATCGTGCATGAAGCTGGGCACGTTCTGCTGGCTTGGCTCACTGGAGGAACGGTCACCCAGGTTGTCTTGGGCCCGTTGGTTATCTCGCGAACCGACGTAGATCCCAATCCGCATCCACTGTGGGAAATCTGGGGCGGACCGGTCGGCGGGTGTTTGATTCCACTCATCTTCTGGAGCCTTGCCCGCTGGCGGCGCTCTTCGTGGACGTACCTCGCTGCTTTTTTCGCCGGATTCTGCTGGATCGCCAACGGCTGCTACCTAGCTATCGGCTCGTTCGACCGCGTGGGCGACGCCGGCGACCTGCTCAAACATGGTGCGCCCGCCTGGCAATTATTTCTGTTTGGCATCGTTACAATCGGACCCGGGTTTTGGCTGTGGCATGGGCTGGGACCACATTTTGGCCTGGGATCTGCCCATGGCAGAGTCAAGGAATCCCACGCCGTGGCCTTGTCCGTACTGTTTGTGCTGCTGGTTTTAGTCGAGTCGTTATTTTTTGGAGAAACCGGGGCGATTTTTTGA
- a CDS encoding sulfatase family protein encodes MYFLFIIGEKAVIIAMNTRGLSLPLESSLVSYQLEMLRQAALASLECHTTLNKWDGALVQNTPTRNILWICADDFSCEACQPYGNRIAQTPHINRLATESVRFDRAYCTAPLSTPSRQSFLTGKFPWSIGVTLSPTPLPDYELTIADRLRRHGYHTAAFGKTHYYADLKHRFDKAIDHRDHAEWLETHGESSLPPSTPNGKVLPDWRPFFDPAAVWLNSMVWPYAASDEQMYGTYVAQSAVEFLSKPPVEPFFAYVAFHETHSPFHFPVNFEYRCKPECVEPPEPRVEHSKIPEIFESLTWKEKQGIIASYHTCASYMDKNIGLILDALRKYKLVENTLVIFTSDHGYLLGQRGRFEKHCCYEPAVRVPFLLRVPGDTAGGAACDKLVSLVDIVPTLLDFCDIQIPRELPGRSLWPLVIGETSDWRRELISHYAYNEEACLVEEQWKLVYGTGACYWDDGYQLRNPVFGPKFELYDLKNDPDEVINLAETSKEQQRAMRMLESLEEAILKTHINQNAIASRGGSLFERLNACLAPPEILL; translated from the coding sequence TTGTATTTCTTATTCATAATCGGTGAGAAAGCTGTCATAATCGCAATGAACACCAGAGGGCTGTCTCTGCCACTTGAGTCAAGTCTTGTTTCCTATCAGCTTGAAATGCTTCGTCAGGCAGCATTAGCGAGCCTGGAGTGCCACACTACACTTAATAAATGGGATGGGGCCCTCGTGCAAAACACTCCCACCCGGAACATCTTGTGGATCTGTGCCGACGATTTCTCCTGCGAAGCGTGCCAGCCATACGGAAATCGCATTGCGCAGACACCCCATATCAACCGGTTGGCTACGGAAAGTGTTAGATTTGATCGTGCCTACTGTACAGCTCCACTTTCAACACCCTCTCGCCAATCGTTTTTGACTGGTAAATTCCCCTGGTCCATCGGTGTCACGCTGTCACCGACTCCACTTCCAGATTACGAACTGACAATTGCCGATCGTCTGAGACGCCATGGATATCACACTGCCGCATTTGGTAAAACGCATTACTATGCTGATTTGAAACATCGCTTCGACAAGGCAATCGATCATAGAGACCATGCAGAATGGCTTGAGACGCACGGGGAATCGTCCTTGCCGCCGAGTACGCCCAACGGCAAGGTCTTGCCGGATTGGCGTCCGTTCTTTGACCCAGCAGCCGTCTGGCTGAATAGCATGGTTTGGCCTTACGCGGCAAGCGACGAGCAAATGTACGGCACGTACGTTGCCCAATCAGCCGTAGAATTCCTTTCGAAGCCCCCTGTTGAGCCATTTTTTGCGTACGTCGCTTTCCATGAGACGCACTCGCCATTTCATTTTCCGGTCAATTTTGAATACCGCTGCAAGCCTGAATGTGTTGAACCACCCGAACCACGCGTTGAACATTCAAAAATCCCGGAGATATTCGAGAGCCTGACCTGGAAAGAAAAGCAGGGCATCATTGCGTCCTACCACACCTGTGCGTCATACATGGATAAGAACATCGGTTTGATTCTCGACGCTTTGAGAAAATACAAGCTTGTCGAAAACACACTGGTGATTTTCACTAGTGATCATGGATACTTGCTAGGGCAGCGCGGCCGGTTTGAAAAACATTGTTGCTATGAGCCGGCAGTCCGCGTCCCGTTCCTTCTCCGAGTGCCCGGCGACACCGCTGGCGGAGCAGCGTGCGATAAACTGGTGTCGCTCGTCGATATCGTCCCCACGCTGCTGGATTTCTGTGATATCCAAATTCCCCGCGAGTTGCCCGGACGGTCGCTGTGGCCGTTGGTTATCGGCGAAACGTCGGATTGGCGACGCGAACTGATTTCACATTACGCGTACAACGAGGAAGCCTGCCTTGTGGAGGAACAGTGGAAGCTGGTCTATGGTACGGGAGCATGTTATTGGGATGATGGTTACCAGTTACGAAACCCCGTATTCGGACCAAAGTTCGAACTCTATGATCTCAAAAACGACCCGGACGAAGTAATCAACCTCGCTGAAACCTCCAAAGAACAGCAACGTGCAATGCGGATGCTAGAATCGCTTGAAGAGGCGATCTTAAAAACACATATCAATCAAAATGCCATCGCTAGCCGAGGGGGCTCCTTGTTCGAACGGCTCAATGCATGTTTGGCGCCCCCTGAGATTTTGCTATGA
- a CDS encoding phytanoyl-CoA dioxygenase family protein, with protein sequence MHDRPLERDWRALDLGAQIQHLEVEGFLVLPDLLDAEHIARLNRETRELDTFAVDYSVHQQVYPNVQFAGPAITELIAHRPTLEFLTALFGDEIVMMDYGYARSAPGHPGISLHCDGQPWGSEIFGFEHSCPRLIRVLYYLDDLTPEVSPFRVVPRSHLSLHADANPYLRYEGHPEQVMVTCDAGSAVLLQQNVFHGNYPNTGDFAREMLAIAYRPAWAGPAGEVREWDASELANVPPEVRTLMTGRNRRVWFPEGGNKPAGMQDTATGINPSRWGRAEE encoded by the coding sequence ATGCACGACCGACCGCTGGAGAGGGATTGGCGGGCACTCGACCTCGGGGCCCAGATTCAGCACCTGGAAGTGGAAGGCTTTTTGGTGCTGCCCGATTTGTTGGATGCGGAGCACATTGCGCGGCTCAATCGTGAAACGCGCGAGCTGGACACCTTTGCGGTTGATTACAGCGTGCATCAACAAGTCTATCCGAATGTGCAATTCGCCGGCCCGGCAATCACCGAGTTGATCGCGCATCGGCCGACGCTTGAATTTCTCACGGCCTTGTTCGGTGATGAGATCGTGATGATGGATTACGGCTACGCCCGCTCTGCTCCCGGGCATCCAGGGATCAGTCTGCATTGTGACGGGCAGCCTTGGGGTTCGGAGATTTTTGGCTTTGAGCACAGTTGCCCGCGACTGATTCGCGTGCTGTATTATCTCGATGACCTGACGCCGGAAGTCTCGCCGTTTCGCGTGGTGCCGCGCTCGCATTTGTCGCTACATGCCGATGCGAATCCCTATTTGCGATACGAAGGACATCCCGAACAGGTGATGGTGACCTGTGACGCGGGGTCGGCGGTGTTGTTACAGCAGAACGTCTTTCACGGCAATTATCCGAACACCGGCGATTTCGCCCGCGAAATGTTGGCGATCGCCTATCGCCCCGCGTGGGCCGGACCGGCGGGGGAGGTGCGGGAGTGGGACGCCAGCGAATTGGCAAACGTGCCGCCAGAGGTCCGGACACTGATGACCGGCCGAAATCGCCGCGTCTGGTTCCCCGAAGGGGGAAACAAACCAGCAGGCATGCAGGACACAGCGACGGGAATCAACCCCAGCCGCTGGGGACGGGCGGAGGAGTAG
- the hemC gene encoding hydroxymethylbilane synthase, with the protein MSETPPIRIATRSSRLALWQAHHVQQLLSAAAPSTSIEIVHVSTIGDRDKSEPLSSLGEFGVFTREVQKVVLDGDADIAVHSLKDLPTEMVAGLTLGAIPPRGAVHDALLLPASRRGGALDDLPEGAIVGTGSMRRRAQLLHQRTDLKFAEARGNVETRLRKLDEGEFDALILAAAGLMRLELAERIDCELQPPVMLPAIGQGALGIECRSDDVVAQEILEKINDSATQQATTAERSLLHELRGGCHAPIAAATSLQNDQLELTAVVLSSDGQQRLMATAMGEDAVALGIAVAGDLRTQGADALITAAEF; encoded by the coding sequence GTGAGTGAGACACCGCCTATTCGGATTGCCACACGTTCCAGTCGTTTGGCGTTGTGGCAAGCCCATCATGTGCAGCAACTGCTCAGCGCCGCTGCGCCCAGTACGAGCATCGAAATTGTGCACGTGTCGACCATTGGCGACCGCGACAAATCGGAGCCGCTCTCCAGCCTGGGCGAATTCGGGGTCTTCACCCGTGAAGTGCAAAAAGTGGTGCTGGATGGCGATGCGGATATCGCCGTGCATAGCCTCAAAGATCTGCCCACCGAAATGGTCGCCGGGCTGACGCTGGGAGCGATTCCCCCGCGCGGCGCGGTGCATGACGCGTTGTTGCTACCCGCTTCACGCCGTGGTGGCGCTCTAGATGACCTGCCCGAAGGCGCTATCGTGGGGACCGGCAGTATGCGCCGCCGCGCGCAATTGTTGCACCAGCGAACTGATTTGAAATTTGCCGAAGCACGGGGCAACGTCGAAACCCGTTTGCGCAAACTCGATGAGGGCGAATTCGACGCCTTGATTCTAGCGGCAGCCGGATTGATGCGGCTGGAACTGGCCGAACGGATCGATTGTGAGTTGCAGCCACCGGTAATGTTGCCGGCCATCGGTCAAGGGGCATTGGGCATCGAATGCCGCAGCGACGACGTCGTTGCGCAGGAAATACTGGAAAAGATCAACGACTCGGCAACCCAGCAGGCGACGACTGCGGAGCGATCTTTGTTGCACGAACTACGCGGGGGCTGCCATGCCCCGATTGCTGCTGCAACGAGTCTGCAAAATGATCAGCTGGAATTAACAGCCGTTGTACTCAGTTCCGACGGCCAACAACGACTGATGGCGACCGCCATGGGTGAAGATGCCGTGGCTCTGGGGATCGCTGTTGCCGGCGACTTGCGCACGCAAGGGGCTGATGCGTTGATTACAGCTGCGGAGTTTTGA